The window AAATGTGAACAAGAATTCTTTGCTCATACATGCGATATTAACACAAGGTACAGAATTAAACAAGTAATTAAGATGAGTGACACTGAACAACACAAACTTTTGGATCATGCTTCACTTGCCGAGCTTACTAATCTTCAATTTACCATTTTCGCTGTGTGATACAGAAGCAACTTGACTGAATTCATACAGGAAATAGTGATTGACTAGAGAAAAATGACAGCTAATGTAATGAGCACTACAATCGTAGAGACCAATGCCTGCaggaaccaaaaaaaaaaaagaattacatATTCACCAGCCGAAGCATCCCAAGAAATGAAATAGAAACAGCTATGAAGAACTAGTAAGatatcaatccttttttttacCCCAGAAGAAAGGCCAAAATTTGCAAGATGACTCAGATGCAAAATATCTACATGTATGATGAAATATCTTCAGCCAAAGTTCTCAGTCTAATGAACTTGATCACCAAAGTGGCCGTAGTATACTAGCAAATTGTGGTGGACTATGCAAATTTGATTTACAATTATTTTACACCTCTTTATTGTGTTTTATCAAGTCAACACTAATATTTTAATTGATGGAAGTTTCTACCAAGTATTGTTGCattaaaagggaaaaaaaggaaaagaggaaTGGGGTAGAACTGACAGCTATTGCAGAGGCAGCAAGTCCACTTCGCTCACGTGGATCGTTGTCATAGTATTTGCATAAGTACAGAATTGCAGCGCAGTACCAGATCAAAGGGCATAAAAATCCCAAAAGCAAACTGCAAAGAATGAATGTCACAAAATAGAAATACAGTAGACAAAAGGATAAACAGGATATGGAACCATACTCACGATGACCATCCTATACCACACCCAAAGCAGGGAAGCCGTCTGTTAAACCTTGCCAATCGAGGGTCTTCATCATCTCTCAGCAGAATATACCTTCCACCACAGTCCTTACAACCATGAGATCTCCCTGTAGTCAACATGAGATTTTTATCAACCATGACACTGTTTTAAAGTAACAAATATTCTGGCAGATTTTGTTTCCAATCAAACAAATTCAATGGTCATATCCTCCAATGAACTTATGAAACCCTAAGATAGCAACATCACAATTGACGAATCTTACAATGTTCTCAAACAGATTTTGGGCAAAACCAATTCGGACACTTAATTATTTAAGTAGCGCTTGTGCCACAAACACTGAGGGTTCGTGGTCTTATATTTCCAATAACGTTGGAATTAATGGTTCACAATAGGTACCAGACAAATTTCTCTAGAGATGAGGGTTGCAATTTCAAACAGCATGGTGACTTTCTACATCATGGATAAGAAGGATGCTGTGATTGTTCACAAACATTCAATAGTTGGGTTAACATCAAGTGAACTGGAGGATAAGAAAATCTTTAACCACAACTGGACTAAAATTGCAATCAAAGGTAACGATCACAAACATATAAAAATTTGGTTATCACTAGGCAAGACATATGAaacaacatcttttttttttataagttatgAAACAGCATCTTCAACTATGATTGGAAAACATTTCATAGTATCAACAAAAAATCTAGGGTCAATTGTTTGATGCAAACCTACACCAGTTCTTACCAAATGAAACGATTGTTTCCGAACATATGAAGCTGCTATCTACTAACATTATCATCATATTTTACTCTGATATCAAATGCTTTAGAATGATATGCAAGACACTGGTCTTAGACATACAGTTCATTTGTACAAGACAACAAGAGACTCTACAGACAACATTTGGTCATAGGACCAGAGGAAGATGATACCTTGCTCCATCTCTGTGTGAACTGCGTATGTCAGTTTTATTTGACAGTCTCAAAGCACCTGCTTCATACATTCTCATTATCATTAAAATGAGCAAGGAAACAGTACTCTGCATGAGAATGACATGCCAAAGTGGACATGAATGTAATGCTAAGGTAATTTTGAGAATGACTTGCTAGAGCAGACATGCATATAACTCTATGGTCACATTGCAATTATAACACAACACATCAAAACTACTTCTATAATGACTATACAACAACGTAGCACAATTAACTGATTAACgttaaatagtgaaaattttgaaagaGTAGCTACTGTATCACTAAAACCTCAAACAACATAAGCTattatttcataacttccacaagGAAGAGCAACGAATTAAATGACCAAAAGGCAGTACCACCCACAAGAACACCCTAGAAAAGAACATCCATCATAGCAACCAAAAAACCTATTCCTGTGGTGAATCATGGAATGGCTGACAGATCAATAATTTATGAATATCctcttttggcaacatgatctctGCTAGAATTGCAACGCTAAGGCTTTTATTTATAAATCAAAACTTCTATTGTTGGTTATGCATCCATGAATCATCATAGCTATCTTTAGCGTTCCACTTGTTAGGGAAATCTTTTATACGCTCTTCTTCTTTAGAGTGATTCTTTTCCTAAATTTTGTCCAAAAGGTTATGACCTACTGCTAACTTTTTACAAATCAAATCTTTCTAATGTCGGTTTTGTGCCCATGAATCCTCATAGTTTATATTTAGTATTCTGCCCCTTAGCTTGTGTTTCCAAAGAGACACAATCTGTTAGGGCAATCTCTTTTACACTCTTGTTCTTTAGAGTGAAGTATCTCCTAAATTTAGTTTGAAACATGCTGAGTTTGCACAACAGCACACTACCGAACCTACACTCCTTTAACACATAAATCCTGAGGGATTCTTCACTCTTTCAGGGTATCTTCCGTGGGATGGTTGTTATATCAAGACCGGTCACGTTATCAAACTTAGATGAATATCCTCTCTTAAACACTACAGATTTCACCCATTGTCCTCAGACTTCACATGTATATTCTCACAGGTTTTGGTTCACGATAGCAGAAGACAATGAAGAAGCACAGACAGTTGCACATTAAAAAAAGGCCTCATTTTTCACTTGGCTTCTCAACCATTTCCGTACAATTTCGACCTTGATCAGGCTTCTGGCAAATCCTATTACTCGAATCATGCAACTACCACGCGTTCTGTATGCAAGTATTCTCTATTTTCATCCTCCTTACTCCAATGCATCTCTTTGCAGAGATCTAATCTTGGTCGTTGTCCACTACAAGATAAGACACACACTATAATGGGAGGACACTGCGTTCAAGTGTTGTCACAGTGACCTTACTTCTATTGCCGACATCTAAGAACACGAGCATCCTCAAAATCAAATTGCGCCTCAGGCGAACTTAACATGGGGTCAAACCGCTCAGGAGAAAGACAACGAGGAACACGAATCTCACATCAAACCGTTGTTCGACGTTGGAACCCACAAAAAAGAAGATCTACAGAAAGCTGGTGCGGTTCATAGAATTCGTTGACAGCCATAGTAGACGCCACCCATCAAGGGAAAGAACTAAGAAAAGAAATGGCGGTTGGG of the Musa acuminata AAA Group cultivar baxijiao chromosome BXJ3-2, Cavendish_Baxijiao_AAA, whole genome shotgun sequence genome contains:
- the LOC135631677 gene encoding large ribosomal subunit protein eL20z-like isoform X2; translation: MEQGRSHGCKDCGGRYILLRDDEDPRLARFNRRLPCFGCGIGWSSLLLGFLCPLIWYCAAILYLCKYYDNDPRERSGLAASAIAALVSTIVVLITLAVIFL
- the LOC135631677 gene encoding large ribosomal subunit protein eL20z-like isoform X1 encodes the protein MVDKNLMLTTGRSHGCKDCGGRYILLRDDEDPRLARFNRRLPCFGCGIGWSSLLLGFLCPLIWYCAAILYLCKYYDNDPRERSGLAASAIAALVSTIVVLITLAVIFL